One window of the Babesia microti strain RI chromosome IV, complete genome genome contains the following:
- a CDS encoding cytochrome c oxidase subunit XV assembly protein (overlaps_old_locusTagID:BBM_III05515;~overlaps_old_locusTagID:BBM_III05520) codes for MTTIRASSLFFKNARNLNCIFINCIGQKCVFTPYHFRNLRNQLLSSSLTNISVPATVNACRLYTNTSVNPLRNVFVSSQFDKPIAFWLMGCSSLTLAIMLLGSYTRLTESGLSMTEWSPLGSGLPKTDEEWLNEFDKYKSTPEYRTVHTNISIDDFKGIYFIEWMHRLVARLTGLIYLGGFAYFTYVKAIKPPLKKSLLAIALLGASQALIGMVMVNSGLKEPKDEQIVRVSPLILSFHFLNALGIYSLCFLNALSLLKPNSAVDTANKLKDLDNLKLIKKLTYLLSGVTLVTLFSGSIVAGNDAGFICNTWPKINEKFVPDEFTPLKTGLNGFMSDPVIIQFNHRSMAYLTSFSSLALAFATFKSKNLPPKIKKSVIYVLLSVLVQVIIGIDTLLRGVPVYMGVAHHLGALSVWTCLLHLLKRF; via the exons ATGACTACTATAAGGGCCAGTTCgctattttttaaaaatgcaagaaatttaaattgtatattcatcaattgtatTGGCCAAAAATGTGTCTTTACGCCTTATCATTTTAGGAATCTCCGCAATCAACTCTTAAGCTCCTCACTTACAAACATTTCTGTGCCAGCGACCGTGAATGCTTGTAGATTATACACCAACACCAGCGTAAA TCCTTTACGGAATGTATTTGTTTCCAGTCAATTTGATAAACCCATTGCTTTTTGGCTTATGG GTTGTTCATCTCTGACATTAGCAATAATGTTGTTAGGATCATACACCAGATTAACTGAAAGCGGCCTTTCAATGACGGAATGGAGTCCGCTTGGCTCTGGGTTACCAAAAACAGACGAAGAATGGCtgaatgaatttgacaagTACAAA TCCACCCCGGAATATCGCACGGTCCACACAAATATTTCTATAGATGACTTTAAGGGCATTTACTTCATTGAATGGATGCATCGTCTTGTGGCTCGATTGACTGGCTTGATTTACCTTGGAGgatttgcatattttacatacGTTAAGGCAATAAAACCTCCACTAAAAAAGTCACTACTGG CTATTGCATTATTAGGTGCATCTCAAGCGTTAATTGGTATGGTCATGGTCAACAGTGGCCTTAAAGAACCGAAAgatgaacaaattgtaag GGTTTCTCCATTAATATTATCGTTCCACTTTTTAAATGCGCTTGGCATTTATTCACTATGTTTCTTGAATGCGTTAAGTTTACTAAAACCAAATAGCGCCGTTGACACAgctaataaattaaaagatttagacaatttaaagttgattaaaaaattgacatATTTGTTAAGTGGAGTAACTTTGGTTACATTATTTAGCGGCTCAATTGTCGCTGGTAACGACGCAGGATTCATATGTAATACTTGGcctaaaattaatgaaaagTTTGTCCCAGATGAGTTCACACCTTTAAAAACTGGTCTTAATGGTTTCATGTCTGACCCAGTGATCATACAATTCAACCACAGATCCATGGCATATCTAACAAGTTTTTCATCGCTAGCTCTAGCATTTGCTACATTCaagtcaaaaaatttgccacCTAAGATCAAG AAAAGTGTTATATATGTTCTACTTTCAGTGCTAGTACAGGTTATAATTGGGATCGACACTTTATTGCGGGGAGTGCCAGTATACATGGGCGTGGCACACCATTTGGGAGCTTTATCTGTTTGGACTTGTTTATTGCATTTGTTGAAGCGTTTTTAA